A region from the Mycoplasmopsis bovigenitalium genome encodes:
- the pheS gene encoding phenylalanine--tRNA ligase subunit alpha: MKIIWEEIKSFEDLKIAKSKVFSKEGDIFELQQKLKTASIEEKKQLGQKINQLKNEYEAKFKEIELKLENQKIEKLVNESFIDVTKPVNATGSLHPITIIENRLRDWFIQNGYFESKEGEIVSDYYNFEKLNMPSDHPARAMHDSLYLNPTTLLRTHNTGISALELEKNANKPLNNFAIGKVYRNDEDDATHSHQFTQLDFVSVGNVSFPNLIWTLKSLLSYVFEEELELRLRPSFFPFTEPSVEVDIFYKNRWIEVLGAGMLHPNVMKLAGYDNKKYNGFAAGMGIERLAMIKYNIKDIREFYNNDLRTLKQFYKEK; this comes from the coding sequence ATGAAAATAATTTGAGAAGAAATCAAGAGTTTTGAAGACTTAAAAATTGCCAAAAGTAAAGTATTTTCAAAAGAGGGCGACATTTTTGAACTGCAACAAAAACTTAAAACTGCCTCAATTGAAGAAAAAAAACAACTAGGTCAAAAAATCAACCAACTCAAAAATGAATATGAGGCAAAATTTAAAGAAATTGAACTAAAACTAGAAAACCAAAAAATTGAAAAATTAGTAAATGAATCATTTATTGATGTAACTAAACCTGTTAATGCAACTGGTTCACTACATCCAATAACTATTATTGAAAATCGACTAAGAGATTGATTTATTCAAAATGGTTATTTTGAATCAAAAGAAGGCGAAATTGTTTCAGATTATTACAACTTTGAGAAACTAAACATGCCATCAGACCACCCGGCAAGAGCAATGCACGATTCATTATACTTAAATCCAACAACATTATTACGAACTCACAATACTGGAATTAGTGCACTTGAACTTGAAAAAAACGCGAATAAGCCATTAAATAATTTTGCTATTGGAAAAGTTTATCGAAATGATGAGGATGATGCGACACACTCACACCAATTTACGCAACTAGATTTTGTAAGTGTTGGTAATGTTTCATTCCCTAATTTAATTTGGACTCTTAAATCACTTTTGAGTTATGTTTTTGAAGAAGAATTAGAATTAAGATTGCGCCCAAGTTTCTTCCCTTTTACTGAGCCAAGTGTTGAAGTAGATATTTTTTATAAAAACCGTTGAATCGAAGTGCTAGGAGCTGGAATGCTGCACCCAAATGTCATGAAATTAGCTGGCTATGACAATAAAAAATACAATGGATTCGCTGCTGGAATGGGTATTGAAAGGCTAGCGATGATTAAATACAACATTAAAGATATTCGGGAATTTTACAATAATGATTTGCGAACACTTAAACAGTTTTACAAAGAAAAATAA